A portion of the Candidatus Schekmanbacteria bacterium genome contains these proteins:
- the galU gene encoding UTP--glucose-1-phosphate uridylyltransferase GalU, with amino-acid sequence MKIKKAVIPVAGLGTRFLPATKASPKEMLPLVDKPIIQYVVEEAIASGIEHITMVTGRGKRAIEDHFDISVELESALEEKNANDMLSEIQKISNMVSFNYTRQKKPLGLGHAILCAAQIVGDEPFAVFLADDIISAKKPCMKQMMDVYDEVGSTVIAIQEVAKEETKSYGIIEPESSNGRLHKIANMVEKPDPENAPSRLAIIGRYILVPEIFDILRETPPGKNGEIQLTDALKKLLEKQSMYGYEFEGKRYDTGDKLGFLKATVEFALNRPLLGSQFREYLKSLNIN; translated from the coding sequence ATGAAAATCAAGAAAGCTGTTATTCCAGTTGCAGGTTTGGGAACAAGATTTTTGCCTGCAACCAAAGCTTCTCCAAAAGAGATGCTTCCACTTGTTGACAAACCGATTATACAATATGTGGTTGAGGAGGCTATAGCAAGCGGGATTGAGCATATTACGATGGTAACAGGGCGAGGCAAAAGGGCTATTGAAGACCATTTCGATATTTCAGTCGAGCTTGAATCGGCATTGGAGGAAAAAAATGCCAATGACATGCTTTCAGAGATACAGAAAATATCAAACATGGTTTCTTTTAACTATACAAGGCAGAAAAAGCCATTGGGACTTGGTCACGCAATATTATGTGCTGCCCAGATAGTTGGAGATGAACCTTTTGCCGTGTTCCTTGCAGATGACATTATTAGTGCCAAAAAGCCTTGTATGAAGCAGATGATGGATGTTTATGATGAGGTAGGTTCTACTGTCATAGCTATTCAGGAGGTAGCCAAAGAGGAAACGAAGAGCTATGGTATAATTGAGCCTGAGAGCAGCAATGGGAGGCTTCACAAGATAGCAAATATGGTTGAAAAACCTGATCCGGAAAATGCACCGTCACGACTTGCCATAATAGGACGGTACATACTCGTACCAGAGATTTTTGATATATTGAGGGAGACTCCACCCGGAAAAAATGGGGAAATACAACTTACAGACGCATTAAAAAAGCTTCTCGAAAAACAGAGTATGTATGGTTATGAGTTTGAAGGCAAAAGATATGATACAGGAGATAAGCTTGGCTTTTTAAAAGCCACAGTTGAGTTTGCCCTTAACAGGCCTTTATTAGGAAGTCAGTTCAGGGAATATCTTAAAAGTCTAAATATTAATTAA